The stretch of DNA CGTACGCGAGGGTCCCGTCCATGCCCATCAGCTTCGGGTACGTTGCCTTGTCGGTCGCAATGTCCTTCCCTGCCGTCTTCCCCAGCTGCTCGGACGCGCGCGTCACGTCCAGCACGTCATCCACTACCTGGAATAGCAGGCCGACATAACGCGCGTACCGCCGGATGCCCTCGATCTCTTCATCGGCTCCACCGGAGACGATGGCGCCGCACACCGCCGCGGCCTCTAGGAGTCGTGCCGTCTTGTGCACGTGGATGTACTCtagcgtggccaggtcgacgtctgTGCCATCGCTGGCAAGGTCCACGACCTGCCCTGCCACGAGCCCGTCCGTGCCCACGGCGCTGGCGAGCTCTGCCACAGCACGGAGTGCGCAGTTCGCCGGCATGCCATGCTCCGTGCATCCCCGGGCAACGTGCTCGAACGCACGCGCCAGGAGCGCGTCCCCCGCGAGCAGCGCGATGCTGACGCCAAAGACGACGTGGTTTGTGGGGCGGCCGCGCCGGAGGTGGTCGTCGTCCATGCAAGGGAGGTCGTCGTGGATGAGCGACATGGTATGGACCATCTCGACGGCATAGGCCACCGGCAGGGCAGCGGCCTCATCGCCGCCCACTAGCTCGCACGCAGCAAGCGTAAGCATGGGGCGCACCCGCTTGCCCCCCGCGAAGAGCGAGTAGCGCATGGACTCAAAGAGGCGCTCGGGGTGGCCAAGCGGCAGAGCGCGGTCGAGCGCTTCATTCACGGTCATTGCCTTGGACGCCATGTATCGCTCGAGGCTGAAGGGATCCTTGTCCTTGAACACGGTGCTGGTGCTCGTCGGAGCGCACCGTACGAGGCTGGGCGTGGATTTCTTGGCATGAAGTGAAGTGCTTCTTGGAGGAAGATGGAGCTTGAAACTGAATTTGGAGGAACTGGTTGCATTGATGTTTATCTGATTGAATGATCTTGCCTGGAGATAACAACGATGAAATGTCAGCGAAGATTAAAGAAATTTGTGCCAAAGAGACTGCATTTTAGCATAATATATAACCTATAGCACTATTTAAGGTACAGATGTTATGTTAGTACATAGAAGCTAATTTCAATTAAATA from Triticum dicoccoides isolate Atlit2015 ecotype Zavitan chromosome 6A, WEW_v2.0, whole genome shotgun sequence encodes:
- the LOC119315081 gene encoding geranylgeranyl pyrophosphate synthase 7, chloroplastic-like isoform X1, which gives rise to MIDEEHRFVSYSQKTHMLKILSYQSSYAFPLSLTMAAKARSFNQININATSSSKFSFKLHLPPRSTSLHAKKSTPSLVRCAPTSTSTVFKDKDPFSLERYMASKAMTVNEALDRALPLGHPERLFESMRYSLFAGGKRVRPMLTLAACELVGGDEAAALPVAYAVEMVHTMSLIHDDLPCMDDDHLRRGRPTNHVVFGVSIALLAGDALLARAFEHVARGCTEHGMPANCALRAVAELASAVGTDGLVAGQVVDLASDGTDVDLATLEYIHVHKTARLLEAAAVCGAIVSGGADEEIEGIRRYARYVGLLFQVVDDVLDVTRASEQLGKTAGKDIATDKATYPKLMGMDGTLAYAAQLVASAEAELDRFDGTCTEPLRHLAHFIAYRQH
- the LOC119315081 gene encoding geranylgeranyl pyrophosphate synthase 7, chloroplastic-like isoform X2, encoding MAAKARSFNQININATSSSKFSFKLHLPPRSTSLHAKKSTPSLVRCAPTSTSTVFKDKDPFSLERYMASKAMTVNEALDRALPLGHPERLFESMRYSLFAGGKRVRPMLTLAACELVGGDEAAALPVAYAVEMVHTMSLIHDDLPCMDDDHLRRGRPTNHVVFGVSIALLAGDALLARAFEHVARGCTEHGMPANCALRAVAELASAVGTDGLVAGQVVDLASDGTDVDLATLEYIHVHKTARLLEAAAVCGAIVSGGADEEIEGIRRYARYVGLLFQVVDDVLDVTRASEQLGKTAGKDIATDKATYPKLMGMDGTLAYAAQLVASAEAELDRFDGTCTEPLRHLAHFIAYRQH